The Diceros bicornis minor isolate mBicDic1 chromosome 8, mDicBic1.mat.cur, whole genome shotgun sequence genomic interval TGAATGCAAGAAAGCATATCACATAAAGGTTATACAGTGTGACACCAttatgtaaagtttaaaaatgtgcaaaacaATATAACGTGCACAGACACATGCTTTTGTGGCAGAAGCACAAAAACATCCCTGGGAGTGACCCATAGCGAGGTGAGTGGTGGCCGGAAGAACAAGGGGATCTCTGGCTGCTCCTGTAACACTTggtttaactaaaaataaaagagaaatgtggACCAAGTACAGGGAGTATTTAAActgtcaaaattttaaatttttgtgttttagttttttttgttttgtttttgctgagaaagattcaccctgagctaacgtctgctgccaatcttcctctattttgtatgtgagccaccatcacaacatggccactgacagatgaatggtgtaggttcgcacccaggaaccgaacccagcccacgaagcagagcacacagaacttaaccactgggccaccggGACTGGCCCCTGTGTTTTAGTTTTGATAGCAATGCACACTGAGTCTCCATGGGGGATTCCTGTGTGTAGGACCACGTGCAGCACTTCGTGTTCAGCGTTTTCCTAATCTAAATACAGACGTGTGCAGGGAAAGAGGAGGCTTTGAGTCAGGCCGTTGGCAGCCACTCGCCACACGAAGCTATTGAGAATTGGGAAAGTGGCTGGAGCTCTACGTGTAAAATACAACCAGATTTCtggacttagtatgaaaaaaagaatgtaaaatctcTTTATCCCACGATTCTGCCAAGAGCAAGCACAGGCACTCGAGTCAGGGCACCTGGCAGGGGCAGAGCATGGGGCACACTCTGGAGCTTCCAGCTCTGGCCCGTTGATAGTTGTTGAGTGAAACAGCGAATGAGATGGATTAGCAGAGTGCTGAGCTGAAGGGCTTGGTGACAGGTGTGTGCAGGGCATGCAGGACAGGACTCAGGGTGGGTGATGGGGCAGGGATGGAGCCACTCAGCCAAGAAGAGGGAGGTGTCAAGTTTGGggtcctgagggaccctgaggggCTGTAAGCTCCTGGCAGTCTGGAGGGAGATGGAGACTGTCACCTGCCCACCCTGTACCTGGGCTTGCAGAACTCCCACAAATGCCGCTTAGGAACAGCAGCTTGGTCCTGCTTTGCGGCTGGAACAAGACAGGGTCTCAGGCACCAGGAGAGACTGAGCTCATACCTGCTCCATCTTTGCCACAGAAGCGCattccccaagcctcagttttcctgccTATAAAGGGATCGCTTTCAGGATCGAAGGAGGCAGTGAACCTGAAGTGCTTGGCACACAAGGCCTGGCCCTTGTTGAGCCCTCAAGACAAATCAGCCATCGGTTAGGTGATGCCCACGCCGACAAAGACACTGGGGTGCGCTCAGGTTCCCCGCGGAtcccagggctggtgtgcagtTGGGCAGGCGAGGGCATGGCCTCTGGCAGCTCCAGGAGCCTTCTTTCCCCAATCTTGAGGAATGGATGGGGATGGACAAGAGGTGAAGGAGGGTGGGAGTGCCTGGGCAGGAGCCCAGGGCGGCAggagagaggcaggcagagcTCACGGATGTGGGCTTCAACGTGGGAGAACTGAAGTcatgaatttaaagaaaaaataacctgAGTTACACTTGAAAGGCAAGAGGGACTCTCACGGCCAGGCCCCCTGGGACAGGTGTGCAAAGCGCTGCAGTGAAGGGGCCAGTGTCCTGCCAATGAATGTGAGGGAGGCTCCCAGCAGAGGCGCCCCAGCTGGGCCAGGACAAAGGGATGGGGtcgggtgggggatgggcacattCGCACAAGGAGCTATGTGAACCGAGGACTCAAGGCCCGAGGCAGAGGCCAGGAGGAATCcgtgtcagagggagaaggtccctTTCAGAGCAGCCTAGGGGCCGTGAGCTCATGGTCCCGCGGCCTTTGTCCACCCGTGTGTTGAGTCTCCTGGCTGGACCTGGAGCACCCCCCTGACCCCCGCACTGAGGCCACTCGTGCCTCAACCCCCCGTGGAGAGGAGCGTGACTTGTGCCAGCCTGAGTTTGCAAAATAATTCAGTTAGTGTGgctttatctgaaaatgtttgcCAATAAGACAAATGTAACTTATTTTCAGAAAGTTCTTCCCTTGGacaattaattttaatgtttaagCTCTTTTAGAATATTCATCTATTCAGATCTGTTCAGGTCCATGAACACTCGTGGTCTGACGAGGGCTCCAATGGCTTCATTCCCACCCGGCCCTGGCCCAGGGAAGGAGCGCCCGTCCCCAGGTCCTCAGGAGACAGCCCCATGCAGGAAGGAATGAATGCTTCCTGCAGAAAAGAATGAGCAAACCACGAACCTTGGTTGAGTTCTGTACTGGGTTCAAtattgtccccccaaaattcttgTCCACCCAGAACATGGCCTTagtgggaaatagggtctttgcagatcaTACTGGATTACAGTGGGATCTAAATCCAATGAGAATGTCCTTgtaagagacagagaaggacacaGAGACggagaagaaggccatgtgaaggcagaaaTGGAATGATgagtctacaagccaagaaacgccaaggattgctggcagcccccagaagctgggagaaaggCGCGGAATGGATTCTTcctcagagcttccagaaggaaccaacccggacgacacctggatcttggactttgggcctccagaactgtgagagaataaacatttgctgttttaagccacccggttTGTGGTGCTTCATGACAGCAGCTGCAGGAAGCTTATACAAACTCCTAAAATGTTCAGGCCCACCCCTCATTGTGTTGCTCCTGACGTCCATTTCCCTCCCTCATCCAGTCAATACCACTGCACACCCCACGGGTCCCCGATGTTTGTCCAGGGAGCGCCAGCCTCAGTCATCACACCTGTTTATTCACAGGGCCCCACCAGATGGCAGCCCCTCATCAGTTTGTCCTCAACCCCTGGTGGCCCACAGAGAAGGCTGAACGGTCAGGCTGGTCCAGGTCCTCAACATTTTACTTTCCTTCAGGAGAAGGGCAGTTCTTGAAAGTTTCTAAGAGGATAACATATCTGACCCATGTTTTAGGAAAATGTTGCCTCAGGAGTGGAGATGAAGAAAGGGAAGAGGCTAGTGGTTTAGGAATATTGTAAGGACCACTGCCAGTGCGTAAGGGCAAGTTTGCGGCCTGGATGACAGGGAGAAAGGCAAGTGAGGTGGGGCACCCCTCCAGGAGCTGTGGGCAGAGCAGGGCAGGGGCAGCGCAGGGCCAGAGCAGCCTCCTCCACCACTTAcctgctctgccctcctgccCTGGGCACATCCCAAGTAGATCTGGCCACACTCTGCCACACGGGCTGCAGGACTGGGACGAGAGCCACACAGAGACGGGGAATAAAGGGTTGTTTTGTGGAGTGTATTGTGCTTTAACGCAGATATCGTTGATCCTAAAGTGACAAGATTTTTATTGACATTCTGTTGAGGATCAATGGCAGATAAAAAGGCAAAACAGAGATCAGGGCTTCTCTGGATGAAACTCACATGTGTAAGCAGATTCCCCTCTAAACAGGAAGATTTTAAGAAAACTGTTATAAACACAGATCTGTGACGGGAACCACCAGGCAGGCTTTCTCCTGCCACCCCGAGAGTGCTTGGGAGAATTCAAATTGGGGACATTACGATATATGCGTACTATTTTCCTaagttaaattttctttttccgttttgttggttttttgttcCTGTCGATTACTATGCTGAAAAGTATCAAATAAAGCAAAGATATGAGATCACCTGGAAAGTAAACGAGTTGACATTAGGCTGCTGCCTGAGTCTCATATAAAAAGAGATAGGTATATAAACTTTATACTTATTTATATGCCAGAATTCATTTTTCTTAAGGTCtctgtcatttattcattttctttgatATCTTGGTGAGAAAACAGTGCTTTGGGGCAATAACAACTTTCAGGCCACCACGGACAATATGTATGTGTGCAGCTGTTGTTCAGAGGGGGAGCTAGACCCGAAGATGACTCAAGAAATCAGCACCAGCCAGGCCTCTGCAGTGTCTGTGCAACACAGACCCACCTGGAAGCCTGGAAACTCACCCCAACCCCAACACAGCTCTGatgaggccatgctgtgctggcaccCGGGAGAGGGGCTGCCCACCAGCCTGCCCACCTGGATGTGGCAGTGAGAGCCTACCTGCAGCTCAGCCCCCAGTAGGTGCTCTCTGAGGCGTGCTGCCCATGAGCAGATCCTACACCGCTGCAGCAAGGGGACACACCAGTCCACAGCCAGGTCACCCCACCCCAACAGCTTCCACTTGGGGTCCTGGGTGCCCCAAGCAGGGCTGCTGGCCTGGCCCTCAGACACCACCCAGGAGGccgtgtgtgtttgtatgtgtgtttgcATGCACGTGTGTAACGTGTATGTGCATATGTCTGGGCGTGCACgcatgtgtatgtgagtgtgtgctgCGTACATGTGCTCACCTACATGCATGTATGCGCAAATGTGCGCATGTGCTCACATGTGTGTGCGCACCAGTGCAtcttgtgtgtgcatgcatgtgcgcTCACGTGTACACTCGTGTGTGTATGTGCCTGTGTGCCTTCGCCTGCACCGTGTCATGACACCAGCCAGGAGTAAAAACTTCAATCACCAGCAGTTTGATCTTCACACAAACACCATctgactgattttttaaattaaatgattatTTAATTGAATTTCAGTCAAAAATTCAGTTGTGTGGTTCAGATTGTGTTGCAAAGGGCAGAACACCCCCTCTGATTAAGGAAGGTGTGTAAAACTACACATCTGAGACCCTGGGAGCACCTGTTCATCCATCATCAGAAAACATGGCTGGTATGGTGACTATATCCTGTGTTATCTTAAATTATTCCCTTAAAAGTAAACAACTTTTATGTTTAAAACAATAACTTACAAACTCAGCATTAAGCCATGTAAAAACGCTAAAATGTGTTTAGTTTAATTTTGGtatttcatcatcatcataaacTCTCAGTCTGGCCTCTACCAGGCCAAGAGTTAGTTATTCTGAGAAGCAGAATAAACCCATTTTAAGAAAGGTCCAAGAACTGGCATTATTTTCCAAGGAGCATAAAAAGCCAATTCTAAACAACTAACTTAAACTTTCAAACAGTAGAATGAGCGTGAATAAAAGTGCTGCCGAGAGTCGGGGGACCTTGAGGGCCTTGGAGAGGCCCCCGAGAGTCAGAGCTAATCGGAAAGAGTTGCAGCTTCGTGACTCTCCACTCACTTCCCTGAGTACCGATCTTTGGAACAGTTAGAGTTTAGGgatatttgtgattttatttcctctagTAAACTTCAAAAGATAAAACCCTGGTATCCCACATCATGATATCAGCCTTTGTAAAGTGAAGTTAATAATATTCGTGGAGTTGGAAACACTCGCATCTTAAAAAATCTCATCTAGTTTGTCGGTCACATAGAAGTTCGCTGGCAAAAAGCAGCTGTCTGCGCACCCCCAgatgctccctgcccctcccggTTCTGCCTTCTGTTCTATCCCAAGAAAAGTCTGAAACTAGACAGGTCACTGATTTTGATCGCAAATTGACATTTGAAAGACTCATAAGGCATCTAACATTTTAAGCTGTACAAACCGTGTAACCCTCATAAAATAAGGAGGCTATGGTAGCTCTGACGTCTTAAGTCCGCGCTGCCCGTGGATTTGTTCCGTTCAGGCAGTCCCTGCCCAGCAGCCTTCTGCAGGAGTGCACTGTGTGCCCACCCATTGGGCACACACTGGCCTGGCCACCTCCGCTGTAGGGCTGGGAAATCAGCCTCGCAGCTGCCTCTGAGGTCTCTGCTCCAGGAGTGGGGAGCAGCTCTGCTCAGGACAATGCCTTATTGATTTGATTTAGGTAGATGGGAAAGTATTTTAAAAGTCACTTTGCTGCCACTGATCACATTTTCTGCTTTACGCTGATGGCCAGTGGGCTGGTAGTGCAGGGGCAGGAGAGGGGCCAGGCTGTAAAGTCCAGCAGTGGGACTAGTTGGGCCATGCCTTCAGCCTGGCTGAATTCAGAGGCCAAACAGAGACCAGTATCTCAGGAGGCCAGTGGATGAGACGCTAGTAAAGTGGCCCTGAATGATTCTGTCTCCTCAGGTGGCATCAACATGCCAAGGAGGGAACATGGGCCCGTGGCCTCTTTGATCAGATCTCCAGGTTTCCTAGTAGTTGTCCAGGCATCAGTGCAATGGGTTTGCCAGCTCCATAGGTCAGCCGCTGAATGGTGACAGGTCCCCACTTCTCTGTGTGGAAATGGGGCCTTCTCTCTCTAGCAGCCTCTACTGCAGCTGGGCAGCCCGGCCAGGTCTCGGCTGGGATGGGGCCTCAGTCTCGGGGGCATGGGGGACTCTGGCTTTGGGCAGGGCACCTCAGAGCTGAGGAGAGACGTCACTCCAGAGCCTGCACCTGGAAACCATCTCCAGCCCCAAATCTGGCTGCTATTCCACGATTAGAAGTGAATCCCCATACATTGTAAAGATATTACACATTATttcttgagcttttctcaccTAAAGTGTTTTGTGCTGTGCTCACCTCTGGCAGAGCACGGGGTGTGCCCATATCTCCTTTTGCAGGAGGCACACGCCATTTGGGTCAGGGTGGGGCTCTGCTCCAAGCACGTTCACAATCAGTGGCATACCTTCCTGGTGCCACAATTCCAGCACACAGGCACTGGATCACCTTTTCCTGAGACCCTGAGCCTGCTGGCTCCCAGCCAGCCCACCGACCAGGTGGAAACACACTGTACCATCATCTTCACCATCATTTGGAGTGCATTTCCTATTGTGTGTGTAAATATGCACTCACATGTATATCCTAATGATTTAAAAGTATGACCTTCACATCAATTAAAGCTATTTAAGgggtatattttaaatgaaatgatacaATATTCAAAATTACCAGATTAATGAATTAAACAGGAAAATAATTTGCCAGAAAAACTATGACTTGCCAAAATAGGATTGGATTGTTCATATATATTAACCGGAAATAAGCTGAGCTTTGCAGTAGAGACCCCATGGCCAGTTTCCAAGAACAGAAACGTATGGAACCTGGTACACAAGAAGGTTAGCTTCAGAAGGAGGCTGGATGAAGTCAGCCAACGAGCAGGATACAACTGTTCAAACTCAGCATCTGCCTGACCAAACCAAACCATTTCCCCCAAACTGATGTGTGCAGACACCCTCCAACTCCAGTTTGATGAATATCTCCAATAACATAGCAATTAATTTAATAAAGGAACTCACCAATTTTAAATTGCAATAAATTTACCAAACATTTTCACTGTTTATGGAGAGCTTTACAGTAAGAAAGTATCAACAAAAGCAGGCACATCCGTGTACAAAGTGTTGCTGTGGgtgcttttctcttctttccttcctgaagTACTAGCTGCTTTGTCTTTCTGTCCTTCCTCCGCCAGGACTCGTCCTCCCGCGAAACCACCCTCGCGTGGTGAGCTCTCACGGGGGACCTCGGAGCGAGACCCCAGGGAACGGACTTGCCAAAGAGAAGTGCGGTGGGGGCGAGCCGACCCCAAAACATTTATTGTAAACTTTAAAATGGAATCCGGATAcgaacagacacagaaaaaaagagaaacctcCCAGACACAGAAATGATAATACTGGAGGACCAGTCTCTGGCGGGGAGCCCTCAGAGGCGGCGGGCCAGACCGCCCCTGAAGATGCGACGCCTCGGCGAGGCCTGGCTCTGCGCCCCGCCAGCCTGGGTCCTTCCTCGCCGCGGTGGTTGGGTGCGAGGCGCGCGCGGGCGCGGTCCGTCCGGGGTCGCCCTGCGGCCTCAGCAGGCCCGGCTTGGCTCCCAGGGGCGCACGGCCTCGCAGGGCGGCCGGCAGCAGTAGGGGTAGGAGGCGTTGAGGTCGGGGTCCGAGGGGGCGTACCCCGGCAGCTCCACCGACGGGTGCCCCCCGCAGCACACCTCCACACCCGCCTCGTCGAACGCGTGGAAGCCGCCCACGTTGATGTAGGAAACGGCGTGGTGCGCCGAGAAGCCCGCGCAGTCCCCCGGGGCGGCGAAGTCCGATTCCTCGGGGGACAGGATGGAAGCCTCGCTCGGCCGCTGCTGCAgccgccgcccccgccggccCCGCCGGCCGCGCCGTGCCCGGGAGGCTAGCGGCTGCGCGCGGAGCCCGGGGCCGCTGCGGGGCCGCGCCAGGGCCCGGCCTCCCCTCCGCCGGCCGCGCCGGCCGCGCCGGGCCTGCGACGACTTGTAGTTCTTGACCAGGAGGAGGCTGAGCAGGCCCAGGAGGCACTCGAGCGAGTTGAAGACGGTGGAAAGCACCAGGCCACGCTGGTAGTCCTTCAGCTGGCGGCACTTGGCGGACGTGGCGCTGTCCAGGGTGCTGCGCGCGCGCGGCGCGCCGGGGGCCGGGCCCGGAGCGGCGGCCCCGGGGCCGGGGGCCGCGGCCGGCGCGCGCGGGGGCAGGCAGTAGTGGGAGTACTTGCGTTCCACTAGGGACACGGTGTCGCCGTCGATCACGGCGCCCGCAAATGCGCTGAGGACCCCGAGCATGAAGACGAGGACGCCGAGCAGGAGCAGGTTCTGGCTGTTCACCGGCCCTGAGGGCCCGGCTGCGGCCCCCGGCTCGCCCGGCGCGGCCTCTGGAGCCCCTGCCGGGGCCGCGGGGACCCCGAGCCCCgggcccggccccggccccgcgaGCGGCGCTTCCCGGGGCCCGCAACAGAGCAGGGCGGCGCCGAGCAGCGAGAGGCCGGCGGCCAGCAGCAGCCCCGAGTAGAAGGCGCCGGCGGCCGCCCCCAGCCGGAACGGCTCCCCGCGCAGCTCCGAGCCCAGCGAGAAGCACTTGAGGCCGACGGCGGCGGCGCTGAGCGCACAGGcgagcaggaggcaggaggagagcGCGGCGCAGGCCCCGCGGACGCTCCACTTCATCCTCCGCGCCCGAGCCGGCCCGCACCCCGcgcgcccgccgccgcccgccgccgcccccgccgcctgcGCCTCCTCCCGGCGCCGCGCGGCCGGACCGCCggcctcctcctcatcctcccgCGTCCTCCCGGGcctgcgccgccgccgccgccgccggagcccacatcctccgCCTCCCGCTGCCGCCGCGGCCCCGCGCCGGGAACCGATGCGGCGCCGAGAACCGCAGGGCGCGcgcgccccctccccagcccgcGGCGCCCCTCCCAGGACGCTCggctccccccaccccgcccgcgGCCCTGCGCGCCTGGCCCAGGCGCCGCCCTCCCTCGCCCCCCCCCCAGCACCCGCAGGCCCTAGGACGCCCCTCCGCCGCCTCCCCAAGGAGAGGTGGCCCCCGCCCCCACCGCGTCTCTCCGCCTTCCTCCCCTTGACTGAGCCCCTGGCCGCTTTGGGAAAGCAACCCCCCACCCCAGGACTCTCTTCCTGGGaccccccccagccccacccccagcacctcCACTTCTTTGCCCCTACGTCTGCGCCTCCCTGGCGACAGGGCTAGGGCCGCACTCCATGCCCACCGGCCTGCCAGCGGCCAGGAAGCCTGAGGAAGTTAGCTCGGGGtgcagggagagggggaagagGGGAGTCCGAGTGCTGGGAGCGGGTATGGGGGAGAGCCTGGGAGCGGGAGAAGGGGAAGAGGCGAGTctgcaggagaggggagggaggaggtttgggtgcggggttgggggttggggagcCGGGGGAGGGGAACCAGGGTGCTCGGGGGAGTGGGGCGGGATTCTGGATGCGGTGGGAGGGGGGCCgggcggggggaggaggaggagctcgGGTGCTGGCGCCTCCAGCGCAGCCTGCGAAGCGCCGGCTCGTGtgcggggtgggggcggggggtggccgGTGAGTATTGGTGCTGCCAAGCTGGATGAGTCTCGTTTGGGCTTTAGTCTAAAAAGCCCTTCTCCGCGATCATGCAGGAATTTCCCCATACGCAGGTGCATGTGAGTTAATTCATCAGAAGGCGGTTCACGGCCTGAGTGCAATGGTGGGGGGGAGGGCGGCAGCAAATCGCCCTATTCCCGACCATGATAACTCAAGGTGGGTGAGAGGAAGGAGTGGGGATGGATAGGGCGGGGGAGATGGCCTTCCCCCAGGCCTCTCTGGGCCCTCGTCCTCTTCTTGATAGGAGACCTGGGGAGGGGGGCGTCTCTGGAAGGCCCTGTGAGGTCCCATCAGGCCGAGCGGCTGGGCCTGCCCGCGTGGTTCCTTCCACAGGGTCTCTGCCGCCGCAGCAGCAGTCAGGCCCGGGAGCCGATGACTCACCCTGCTGGCTAATTGCAGCGTTAAATAACTTTGCGCCGGAtccaggagaggcaggcaggcgCGGCTGCACTAGGGACCgcgctgggggaggaggggacggGGGTGGTGCAGGGGAGATTTGAGAACGCACCCCAGTCCCTGCCACCCACTTAGCAAGTTCTAGCACGTGGACACAGGAGCCAGAGCTCACAGCTTCATGCCCCTTCGTGCACGGAGTGTCTGTTGGCGTCCGGTGGGCAGGGGCACAAGCCCTCGGAGGCCCCTTGCTCTGGAGAAAGCCGCACCCACATTAGCCAGGCAGCCAGCGCGCAGGGGGCCCTCGCCCACATTTCACGGAAACCATCTGCCCAGTGAATATATGCGAAGGCGCTTCCTGCGGCTCTCTGGACGTTTGCGTGGGATTCACTTGAACCGCAACGGCTGCGCGGAGAAGGGGCAGGTTTCGCTGTATTTTTAGCAGGGAGCGCAGATTTTAGAACATCAGCTGAACCTCCTCGTTCCGTCCTCCTCATGCATGATGACTTGCCAGAAAAGTAGGAATAGTGAGCCTTCTTTCACGTTTATGCTGTATAGGTTTTGAAAGGACAGTGTGTAAATCAGCTTGTATAATAATTGTGGCACCCACGCGCGTGAGCGGAGTTGTCATGAGCTGCCCTCCAATGATTATTTCGGTTTCCAGGGAGACGAGGTTTGCAGCCACCTCCGTGGGGAAGGATGGAACAGCCTCTTCATTCCCAACGCCGAAGCCAGATTGATTAGGCTTTGGGGGAGGAAGTGAACTGCCGGGGGTCACCCTCGCCCGCCCTGGGAAGGGCCTGAGTCCACGTGGGCGGGGCCTTGCTGGGAGGGGCTGTGTGGCGGCTTCTGCCATCAAAGGCCCACACCAGGCAGGTCAGGGGTGTAGTACTTCGAGATCTGGCCTACTCTAGCTCCAGCGCCCCTCCCCCGACCCTTCACCAGACAATTGCATCCTCCTGAACACTTCCCTGTTCCTTAAACTCACCCTGCCTCTTCCTGCCAcatggcctttgcatatgctgttccctctttATGTTGTAGGTCCCCCTTGCCACATCCTCACCCTACTTCTGCTTTCTTATTTCTTAGATCTTAGCTTCACCTCACTTAACAGTAACTAACTTTTGCTGGCTGCCTGCTGTTCTCCAGACACTAATGAGTGCTTTGCATGGCTTTCTCATTGAGTCCATGCAATAAACCCTGAGGCAGGAGGCCCGATTATCCGTGGAGGCTTTCCATGAAGAAGTCAGAGAcctgcagagccaggattcaaacccagactctGTGCGCTGCCTCCCTGCCCCCTACCT includes:
- the TMEM271 gene encoding transmembrane protein 271; translated protein: MKWSVRGACAALSSCLLLACALSAAAVGLKCFSLGSELRGEPFRLGAAAGAFYSGLLLAAGLSLLGAALLCCGPREAPLAGPGPGPGLGVPAAPAGAPEAAPGEPGAAAGPSGPVNSQNLLLLGVLVFMLGVLSAFAGAVIDGDTVSLVERKYSHYCLPPRAPAAAPGPGAAAPGPAPGAPRARSTLDSATSAKCRQLKDYQRGLVLSTVFNSLECLLGLLSLLLVKNYKSSQARRGRRGRRRGGRALARPRSGPGLRAQPLASRARRGRRGRRGRRLQQRPSEASILSPEESDFAAPGDCAGFSAHHAVSYINVGGFHAFDEAGVEVCCGGHPSVELPGYAPSDPDLNASYPYCCRPPCEAVRPWEPSRAC